The genomic window GCAATGAGCTCAATGATGGAGACTCTCCAGATTCGTAAACCTACTTCTCTCCCAGTTTCTCAACGTCCTaactccaccaccaccgccgaaGATGAGCCTGGTCTCATCCGACgtcgtctctcttctctctccctcaacCTCTCTAACCAACCAGCAGCTATCGCAGCTAAGTTCCCGAGATCCAAATCTGTCTCCGCTATGGGAGAGCAAACAGGGACCTCTGTGAAAGAATGGTGGGAATGGGGTTGGTCGTGGATCCTTTCAAGAAAACCAATCTTCATTAGAGATCTTGAGCTTAACAAAGACGAAGCTAAATCTATTGGTTCTCAGAACAGAGGAAGTATAATGCACGTCTTCTTCA from Camelina sativa cultivar DH55 unplaced genomic scaffold, Cs unpScaffold02558, whole genome shotgun sequence includes these protein-coding regions:
- the LOC104774355 gene encoding uncharacterized protein LOC104774355 (The sequence of the model RefSeq protein was modified relative to this genomic sequence to represent the inferred CDS: added 12 bases not found in genome assembly), translating into MSSMMETLQIRKPTSLPVSQRPNSTTTAEDEPGLIRRRLSSLSLNLSNQPAAIAAKFPRSKSVSAMGEQTGTSVKEWWEWGWSWILSRKPIFIRDLELNKDEAKSIGSQNRGSIMHVFFKLRSQIRNLVGSSSSDSLPLSCKYKRQR